A genomic segment from Cyanobium sp. NIES-981 encodes:
- the gatA gene encoding Asp-tRNA(Asn)/Glu-tRNA(Gln) amidotransferase subunit GatA gives MGIAEWREHLERGEVSARELTDHHLARIEAVDGTVKAFLTVTAERARADADRIDAARLAGEPLPPLAGIPLAIKDNLCTAGIATTCSSRMLESFVPPYESTVTERLWQAGAVLLGKTNLDEFAMGSSTETSAFGPSHNPWDPERVPGGSSGGSAAAVAAGECVASLGSDTGGSIRQPAAFCGVVGLKPTYGRVSRYGLVAFASSLDQVGPFSRSVADAAELLQVIAGPDPRDSTCLRLPVPDYRAALQQPVAGLRVGVVRECLEAEGLDPEVKASVLAAASQLEALGCELVEVSCPRFNDGIATYYVIAPSEASANLARYDGVKYGHRAEGVESLAEMTARSRAEGFGDEVQRRILIGTYALSAGYVDAYYKKAQQVRTLIRRDFDRAFERVDVLLTPTSPTTAFAFGAHTDDPLAMYLADLLTIPANMAGVPAISVPCGFDQRGLPIGVQFITNVLEEARLLQVAHHYELAARVMEQRPEAALAV, from the coding sequence ATGGGCATCGCCGAATGGCGTGAGCACCTAGAGCGGGGCGAGGTGTCGGCCCGCGAGCTCACCGATCACCACCTGGCGCGGATCGAGGCGGTGGACGGCACCGTCAAGGCGTTCCTCACCGTCACCGCCGAGCGGGCCCGGGCGGACGCCGACCGGATCGATGCGGCCCGCCTGGCCGGGGAGCCCCTGCCGCCGCTGGCGGGCATCCCCCTGGCGATCAAGGACAACCTCTGCACCGCGGGCATTGCCACCACCTGCTCCAGCCGCATGCTGGAAAGCTTCGTGCCGCCCTACGAGTCCACGGTCACCGAGCGGCTGTGGCAGGCCGGTGCGGTGCTCCTCGGCAAGACCAATCTCGACGAGTTCGCCATGGGCAGCTCCACCGAGACCTCGGCCTTCGGACCCAGCCACAACCCCTGGGACCCGGAGCGGGTGCCGGGGGGCAGCTCCGGCGGCAGTGCCGCCGCCGTGGCCGCCGGCGAGTGCGTGGCCTCCCTTGGCTCCGACACCGGTGGCTCCATCCGCCAGCCCGCGGCCTTCTGCGGGGTGGTGGGCCTCAAGCCCACCTACGGCCGGGTGAGCCGCTACGGCCTGGTGGCCTTCGCCAGCTCCCTCGATCAGGTGGGGCCGTTCAGCCGCAGCGTGGCGGATGCCGCCGAACTGCTGCAGGTGATCGCCGGTCCGGATCCGCGCGATTCCACCTGCCTGCGGCTGCCGGTGCCGGACTACCGCGCTGCCCTTCAGCAGCCTGTGGCCGGGCTGCGGGTGGGCGTGGTGCGTGAGTGCCTGGAGGCCGAGGGTCTGGATCCGGAGGTGAAGGCCTCCGTGCTGGCCGCCGCCAGCCAGCTCGAGGCCCTCGGCTGCGAGCTGGTGGAGGTGAGCTGCCCCCGCTTCAACGACGGCATCGCCACCTACTACGTGATCGCGCCCTCGGAAGCGTCCGCCAACCTGGCCCGCTACGACGGCGTGAAGTACGGCCATCGCGCCGAGGGTGTGGAGAGCCTGGCTGAGATGACGGCCCGCAGCCGCGCCGAGGGGTTCGGCGATGAGGTGCAGCGCCGCATCCTGATCGGCACCTACGCCCTCTCCGCCGGCTACGTGGACGCCTACTACAAGAAGGCCCAGCAGGTGCGCACCCTGATCCGCCGCGATTTCGACCGCGCCTTCGAGCGGGTCGATGTGCTGCTGACCCCCACCTCACCCACCACCGCCTTCGCCTTCGGGGCCCACACCGACGACCCCCTGGCGATGTACCTGGCCGACCTGCTCACCATTCCGGCCAACATGGCCGGCGTGCCGGCCATCAGTGTGCCCTGCGGCTTCGATCAGCGCGGTCTGCCGATCGGGGTGCAGTTCATCACCAATGTGCTCGAGGAGGCGAGGCTGCTGCAGGTGGCCCACCACTACGAGCTGGCGGCCCGGGTGATGGAGCAGCGGCCGGAGGCTGCCCTGGCCGTCTGA
- a CDS encoding DUF1816 domain-containing protein codes for MNPLLWPVRSCANGLGLAWWARVRTQSPDVTYWFGPFVRRRTLEAQLPAFVEDLRAEAPASLEVELLRTRRGEPLTELG; via the coding sequence ATGAACCCCTTGCTCTGGCCTGTGCGCAGCTGCGCCAACGGTCTGGGTCTGGCCTGGTGGGCCCGGGTGCGCACACAGTCGCCCGATGTCACCTACTGGTTCGGCCCCTTCGTGCGACGCCGCACCCTTGAGGCCCAGCTCCCGGCCTTCGTCGAGGATCTCCGCGCCGAAGCACCGGCCTCCCTTGAGGTGGAGCTGCTGCGCACCCGCCGCGGCGAGCCCCTCACCGAGCTGGGCTGA
- the rlmB gene encoding 23S rRNA (guanosine(2251)-2'-O)-methyltransferase RlmB, giving the protein MRRDASARRPARRLDAPARRYGGAPTPTRVGLEDADRRPVVPEADQHGMDQPADLIWGRHSAQAALESGRPIHRIWCTAEMRFSPRFLQLLREAKSSGVLVEEVTWARLGQLTGGAVHQGIVLQTAAAETLDLPGLIEGCRAIGEPPLLMALDGITDPHNLGAIARSAEALGAHGLVLPQRRSAGLTGSVAKVAAGALEHLPVARVVNLNRALDSLKQEGYRVIGLASEGNLSLEEADLEGPLVIVTGSEADGLAMLTRKHCDQLVSIPLRGATPSLNASVATALLLYEVARRGWMKGLKGGQPAPRLQRPRMPVAAAAEVPGPEPDAPGPYPEASQVPGSEPLADSAATPPPNPDPGPDPGPGPDPDPDPGPTDAMPEPPGPEAGADQPLEPAAAPAVSLDPLTPASFPDPAFARDIQL; this is encoded by the coding sequence GTGCGTCGCGACGCCTCGGCCAGGCGACCAGCCCGCCGCCTCGATGCCCCTGCTCGCCGCTACGGCGGCGCGCCCACGCCCACCCGGGTGGGTCTGGAGGACGCTGATCGCCGCCCCGTGGTGCCGGAGGCGGACCAGCACGGCATGGACCAGCCAGCCGATCTCATCTGGGGTCGCCATTCCGCCCAGGCGGCCCTGGAGAGCGGACGCCCCATCCACCGGATCTGGTGCACGGCCGAGATGCGCTTCAGCCCCCGCTTCCTGCAACTGCTGCGGGAGGCCAAGAGTTCCGGGGTGCTTGTGGAGGAAGTCACCTGGGCCCGGCTGGGGCAGCTCACCGGCGGGGCGGTGCACCAGGGCATCGTGCTTCAGACGGCGGCGGCCGAGACCCTCGATCTGCCCGGCCTGATCGAGGGCTGCCGCGCCATCGGTGAGCCCCCCCTCCTGATGGCGCTCGACGGCATCACCGATCCCCACAACCTCGGAGCGATCGCCCGCAGCGCCGAGGCCCTCGGGGCCCACGGTCTGGTTCTGCCCCAGCGCCGCAGTGCCGGGCTCACGGGCTCGGTGGCGAAAGTGGCCGCCGGGGCTCTGGAGCATCTGCCCGTGGCCCGGGTGGTGAATCTCAACCGGGCTCTCGACAGCCTCAAGCAGGAGGGCTACCGCGTGATCGGTCTGGCCTCGGAGGGGAACCTGAGCCTGGAGGAGGCCGACCTGGAGGGACCTCTGGTGATCGTCACCGGATCCGAGGCGGACGGCCTGGCCATGTTGACCCGCAAGCACTGCGATCAGCTGGTGAGCATTCCCCTGCGGGGGGCCACACCCAGCCTCAACGCCTCCGTGGCCACCGCCCTGCTGCTCTACGAGGTGGCCCGCAGGGGCTGGATGAAGGGGTTGAAGGGGGGGCAACCCGCCCCCCGGCTGCAGCGGCCCCGCATGCCTGTGGCCGCCGCTGCCGAAGTCCCCGGCCCCGAGCCCGATGCCCCGGGCCCCTACCCCGAAGCTTCGCAGGTGCCTGGTTCTGAACCGCTGGCAGACTCCGCCGCCACTCCGCCGCCCAACCCCGACCCCGGGCCCGACCCCGGCCCCGGGCCCGACCCCGACCCCGACCCCGGCCCCACCGACGCCATGCCGGAGCCGCCTGGCCCGGAGGCTGGGGCGGATCAGCCCCTCGAGCCTGCCGCAGCGCCAGCCGTGAGCCTCGATCCGTTGACGCCTGCTTCCTTCCCCGACCCGGCCTTCGCCCGTGACATCCAGTTGTGA
- a CDS encoding ribonuclease III domain-containing protein yields MQGLHPQRPSAELGVLQLAWLGDAVWELHQRLDRCRAPARAQDLHRHVVAAVRADAQALLLERLEPSLRSAERELVRRARNRAGRGPRGGDPSVYARATGFEALLGWLFLHDPARLVELLDHLNDNNP; encoded by the coding sequence CTGCAGGGGCTGCATCCCCAGCGGCCCAGCGCCGAGCTGGGGGTGCTGCAGCTAGCCTGGCTGGGTGATGCCGTATGGGAGCTCCATCAGCGCCTGGACCGCTGCCGGGCTCCCGCCCGAGCCCAGGATCTCCACCGGCACGTGGTGGCAGCGGTGCGGGCCGATGCCCAGGCCCTGCTGCTGGAAAGGCTGGAGCCGAGCTTGCGCAGCGCTGAGCGCGAGCTGGTGCGGCGGGCCCGCAACAGGGCCGGACGCGGCCCCCGGGGGGGAGATCCGTCGGTCTATGCGCGGGCCACCGGTTTCGAGGCCCTGCTGGGCTGGTTGTTCCTCCATGATCCGGCGCGGTTGGTCGAGCTGCTAGATCACTTGAACGACAACAATCCATAA
- a CDS encoding STAS domain-containing protein — protein MTVSLRGGFEQQARCQLFRFTGQLDAYSDKQFGTFIAEHRSPGQPLVVDLTHIDFIDSSGLGALVQLAKQCNTDRQTFLVVGNARVVQTVKLVRLEEFLHLQPDLATALDSLAA, from the coding sequence CTGACGGTGTCCCTGCGCGGCGGCTTCGAGCAGCAGGCCCGCTGCCAGCTCTTCCGGTTCACCGGCCAGCTCGACGCCTACTCCGACAAGCAGTTCGGAACCTTCATCGCCGAGCACCGCAGCCCCGGTCAACCCCTGGTGGTGGACCTCACCCACATCGATTTCATCGACTCGTCCGGGCTCGGCGCCCTGGTGCAGCTCGCCAAGCAGTGCAACACCGACCGGCAGACCTTTCTGGTGGTGGGCAATGCCCGGGTTGTGCAGACGGTGAAACTCGTGCGCCTGGAGGAGTTTCTGCATCTCCAGCCCGACCTGGCCACCGCCCTTGACAGCCTCGCCGCCTGA
- the carA gene encoding glutamine-hydrolyzing carbamoyl-phosphate synthase small subunit produces MVTASSPAALLVLADGTLLRGEAFGAIGTAIGEVVFNTGMTGYQEVMTDPSYSGQLVTFTYPELGNTGVNAADQEADHPHVRGVIARQLAPVASSWRAEADLSTWLEGHGVVGIRGVDTRALVRHLREGGAINGAISSDGTAAQELLRQVVAAPSMQGLDLASRVTTPEPYTWDGTCAAAFDTRIQATPEPPYRVVAIDFGIKRAILDRLVAHGCVVTVLPATASLEEVLSHHPEGVFLSNGPGDPAAVTTGVELARGLLQQPDLPVFGICMGHQILALALGGRSFKLGYGHRGLNHPCGSPGHVEITSQNHGFAIEADSLPADRVEITHLNLNDRTVAALALRDQPVFGIQYHPEASPGPHDADHHFARFAALMAERRG; encoded by the coding sequence ATCGTGACTGCGTCCTCCCCAGCCGCTCTCCTGGTTCTCGCCGACGGCACCCTGCTGCGCGGTGAGGCCTTCGGCGCCATCGGCACGGCCATTGGTGAGGTGGTCTTCAACACCGGCATGACCGGGTATCAGGAGGTGATGACCGACCCCAGCTACTCCGGGCAGCTGGTGACCTTCACCTACCCCGAACTCGGCAACACCGGTGTCAACGCCGCCGACCAGGAGGCGGACCATCCCCACGTCCGCGGGGTGATCGCCCGCCAGCTCGCGCCCGTGGCCAGCAGCTGGCGCGCCGAGGCCGACCTGAGCACGTGGCTGGAGGGCCATGGCGTGGTGGGAATCCGTGGCGTGGACACCCGTGCCCTGGTGCGGCACCTGCGGGAGGGCGGCGCCATCAACGGGGCGATCAGCAGTGATGGCACCGCCGCCCAGGAGCTGCTCAGGCAGGTGGTCGCAGCCCCGTCGATGCAGGGGCTCGACCTGGCCTCCAGGGTCACCACCCCGGAGCCCTACACCTGGGACGGCACCTGCGCGGCCGCGTTCGACACCAGGATCCAGGCCACTCCTGAACCTCCCTATCGCGTGGTGGCCATCGATTTCGGCATCAAGCGGGCCATCCTCGATCGCTTGGTGGCCCACGGCTGCGTGGTCACGGTGCTGCCGGCCACCGCCAGTCTCGAGGAGGTGCTGAGCCACCATCCCGAAGGTGTGTTCCTCTCGAATGGCCCCGGTGATCCGGCCGCTGTCACCACGGGGGTGGAGCTGGCCCGCGGCCTGCTGCAGCAACCCGACCTGCCGGTGTTCGGCATCTGCATGGGCCACCAGATCCTCGCCCTGGCCCTGGGGGGACGCAGCTTCAAGCTCGGCTACGGCCACCGCGGCCTGAACCATCCCTGCGGCAGCCCCGGGCACGTGGAGATCACCAGCCAGAACCACGGTTTCGCCATCGAGGCCGACTCCCTGCCCGCGGACCGGGTGGAGATCACCCACCTCAACCTCAACGACCGCACCGTGGCGGCCCTGGCCCTGCGCGACCAGCCCGTGTTCGGTATCCAGTACCACCCGGAAGCGAGCCCCGGTCCCCACGACGCCGATCACCACTTCGCTCGCTTCGCGGCCCTGATGGCCGAGCGCCGCGGCTGA
- the trpD gene encoding anthranilate phosphoribosyltransferase, giving the protein MAPAPSWPALLETLLQGRDLPAEEAEALMRGWLAEEIPPVLTGALLAALRAKGVGAEELAAMAAVLRQACALQAPLPAIDLVDTCGTGGDGADSFNISTAVAFVAAACGVAVAKHGNRSASGRVGSADVLEALGIHLQAPQEQVLAALPKSGVTFLFAPGWHPALVGLAPLRRSLGVRTVFNLLGPLVNPLRPAAQVLGVARPELLDPMAGALARLGLRRAVVVHGAGGLDEASLAGVNALRLVENGEVRPASLDPASLGMEPAPLSALAGGDLATNRAILEAVLQGRGTRAQQDVVALNTALVLWAAGLVDSPAAGCEPARRAMADGAAWSSLLALREALAPL; this is encoded by the coding sequence ATGGCCCCTGCTCCGTCCTGGCCTGCCCTGCTGGAGACCCTGCTGCAGGGCCGTGACCTCCCGGCAGAGGAGGCGGAGGCGCTGATGCGCGGCTGGCTGGCGGAGGAGATCCCGCCGGTGCTCACGGGAGCCCTGCTGGCGGCCCTGCGGGCCAAGGGGGTGGGGGCGGAGGAGCTGGCCGCCATGGCCGCGGTGCTGCGCCAGGCCTGCGCCCTTCAGGCGCCCCTGCCTGCGATCGATCTGGTGGACACCTGCGGCACGGGTGGGGACGGTGCAGACAGCTTCAACATCTCCACGGCGGTGGCCTTCGTGGCCGCCGCCTGTGGCGTGGCCGTGGCGAAGCACGGCAACCGCAGCGCCAGTGGCCGTGTCGGGTCCGCCGATGTGCTCGAGGCCCTGGGGATCCATCTCCAGGCTCCCCAGGAGCAGGTGCTGGCGGCGCTGCCGAAGTCGGGGGTCACCTTCCTGTTCGCGCCGGGGTGGCATCCGGCGCTGGTGGGCCTGGCTCCGCTGCGGCGCAGTCTCGGGGTCCGCACCGTGTTCAACCTGCTCGGGCCGTTGGTCAATCCCCTCCGCCCGGCCGCCCAGGTGCTCGGTGTGGCGCGGCCTGAGCTGCTGGATCCCATGGCCGGAGCCCTGGCCCGCCTGGGCCTGCGCCGGGCCGTGGTGGTGCACGGGGCCGGCGGCCTCGACGAGGCTTCCCTGGCCGGCGTGAATGCCCTGCGGCTGGTGGAGAACGGTGAGGTGCGGCCCGCCAGCCTCGACCCCGCCAGCCTCGGCATGGAGCCCGCGCCCCTGAGCGCCCTGGCCGGTGGGGATCTGGCCACCAACCGGGCCATTCTCGAGGCGGTGCTGCAGGGCCGGGGCACCCGGGCCCAGCAGGATGTGGTGGCGCTCAACACCGCCCTGGTGCTGTGGGCGGCCGGCCTGGTCGACAGCCCTGCCGCCGGCTGCGAACCGGCCCGGCGGGCGATGGCCGACGGGGCGGCCTGGTCCAGCCTGCTGGCCCTGCGGGAGGCGCTGGCGCCGCTCTGA
- a CDS encoding DUF3288 family protein, giving the protein MPPSAPSQPGSEGPPLQSHPLQAQDRAVVDRLLAADPPSDADLVDAARLLMRYEGFPGAHDIQDDLTKALRFWNLSREALHARTRAIWAEGYRPAPAAAEAVGSGFDTASQEG; this is encoded by the coding sequence ATGCCCCCGTCTGCCCCTTCCCAGCCCGGCTCCGAGGGGCCGCCCCTCCAGAGCCATCCCCTCCAGGCCCAGGACCGAGCGGTGGTGGACCGGCTGCTGGCTGCGGACCCCCCCAGCGACGCCGATCTGGTGGATGCCGCCCGCCTGCTGATGCGTTACGAAGGATTTCCCGGTGCCCACGACATCCAGGACGATCTGACCAAGGCACTGCGCTTCTGGAACCTCAGCCGCGAGGCGCTGCACGCCCGCACCCGAGCCATCTGGGCGGAGGGCTACCGGCCGGCTCCCGCCGCCGCGGAAGCGGTGGGATCGGGTTTCGATACCGCCTCCCAGGAGGGGTGA
- a CDS encoding ABC transporter ATP-binding protein, whose product MAAFRLDLIRRYLRPHRRTVLMGVAALVVVNLLSVSIPLLVRRVIDDLQDGFTLRDVLLQAALIMGLATAMGAVRLYSRLLVFGVGRQVEADLKQNIFDHLLLQEPGWVQTAGSGEVISRATSDVENVRRLLGFAVLSLTNTALAYSLTLPAMLSIDPWLSLAAVGLYPLMLITVRLFGGRMMRQQRRQQEALAGLSDLIQEDLSGISAIKIYGQEATEQEAFSGRNRRYRDAALGLARTRSTLFPLLEGISSISLLLLLALGSGQLETGRLSIGDLVALILFVERLVFPTALLGFTLNTFQTGQVSLERIEELLRRQPLITSPAQPEPLGRRGRGALEARGLTVRYPEAPRPALVDVSFRLEPGELVAVVGPVGCGKTTLARAIGRMVEVAPRELWLDGVDITRLSLDDLRRQVALVPQEGYLFTATLADNLRYGEPAAPMETVERAAREARLEGDIKGFPDGYRTLVGERGITLSGGQRQRTALGRALLVEAPLLVLDDALASVDNTTAAEILRTIRSQGLHREDGEPGRTILMISHQLSAAAACDRILVLEDGRLVQEGDHESLLAVPGTYRRLWAREQASEQLRAAG is encoded by the coding sequence GTGGCCGCCTTCCGGCTCGATCTGATCCGACGCTATCTGCGACCCCACCGGCGCACGGTGCTGATGGGGGTGGCCGCCCTCGTGGTGGTGAACCTGCTGAGCGTCAGCATTCCCCTGCTGGTGCGCCGGGTGATCGACGACCTGCAGGACGGCTTCACCCTGCGGGACGTGCTGCTGCAGGCGGCCCTGATCATGGGGTTGGCGACCGCCATGGGCGCCGTGCGGCTGTATTCGAGGCTGCTGGTGTTCGGCGTGGGCCGCCAGGTGGAGGCCGACCTCAAGCAGAACATCTTCGACCACCTGCTGCTGCAGGAACCCGGCTGGGTGCAGACCGCCGGCAGCGGTGAAGTGATCAGCCGCGCCACCAGCGACGTGGAGAACGTGCGGCGGCTGCTGGGTTTCGCCGTGCTCAGCCTCACCAACACCGCCCTCGCCTACAGCCTCACCCTGCCGGCGATGCTGTCCATCGATCCCTGGCTCAGCCTGGCGGCCGTGGGGCTCTACCCGCTGATGCTGATCACGGTGCGGCTGTTCGGCGGGCGGATGATGCGGCAGCAGCGGCGCCAGCAGGAGGCCCTGGCCGGCCTGAGCGATCTGATCCAGGAGGATCTCTCCGGGATCAGCGCCATCAAGATCTACGGCCAGGAAGCCACCGAACAGGAGGCCTTCTCCGGCCGCAACCGCCGCTACCGGGATGCGGCGCTGGGCCTGGCGCGCACCCGCAGCACCCTCTTCCCCCTGCTGGAGGGCATCTCCTCGATCAGCCTGCTGCTGCTGCTGGCCCTCGGCAGCGGCCAGCTGGAGACCGGCCGGCTGAGCATCGGCGATCTGGTGGCCCTGATCCTGTTCGTGGAGCGGCTGGTGTTCCCCACCGCCCTGCTGGGTTTCACGCTCAACACCTTCCAGACCGGGCAGGTGAGCCTGGAGAGGATCGAGGAGCTGCTGCGCCGCCAGCCCCTGATCACCTCGCCGGCCCAGCCCGAGCCCCTGGGGCGGCGCGGCCGGGGAGCCCTCGAGGCCAGGGGGCTGACGGTGCGCTACCCCGAGGCTCCCCGGCCCGCCCTGGTGGATGTGAGCTTCCGCCTGGAGCCCGGGGAGCTCGTGGCCGTGGTGGGGCCGGTGGGATGCGGCAAGACCACCCTGGCCCGCGCCATCGGGCGCATGGTGGAGGTGGCGCCGCGGGAGCTCTGGCTGGATGGCGTCGACATCACCCGGCTGAGCCTGGACGACCTGCGCCGCCAGGTGGCGCTCGTTCCCCAGGAGGGTTACCTGTTCACGGCCACCCTGGCCGACAACCTCCGCTACGGCGAGCCTGCCGCCCCGATGGAGACCGTGGAGAGGGCGGCCCGGGAAGCGCGGCTGGAGGGCGACATCAAGGGCTTCCCCGACGGGTACCGCACGCTGGTGGGGGAGCGTGGCATCACCCTCAGCGGCGGCCAGCGCCAACGCACGGCCCTGGGACGGGCACTGCTGGTGGAGGCTCCCCTGCTGGTGCTCGACGACGCTCTGGCCAGTGTGGACAACACCACGGCAGCGGAGATCCTGCGCACCATCCGCAGCCAGGGCCTGCACCGGGAGGATGGCGAACCCGGCCGCACGATCCTGATGATCAGCCACCAGCTCTCGGCGGCCGCCGCCTGCGACCGGATCCTGGTGCTGGAGGACGGCCGGCTCGTGCAGGAGGGTGACCACGAGAGCCTGCTGGCGGTGCCGGGCACCTACCGCCGGCTGTGGGCCAGGGAGCAGGCCTCCGAGCAACTGCGCGCAGCCGGCTGA
- the msrA gene encoding peptide-methionine (S)-S-oxide reductase MsrA — translation MVFGLFQKPETASGERLHAVLGTPIDAPVTSAQGEVLFGCGCFWGAEKGFWRLPGVVSTAVGYAGGALDDPSYQQVCSGRTGHAEVVRVVWERQTVGFADLLKLFWECHDPTQGDRQGNDRGSQYRSAIYVTRDEDLVLAEASREAYQGLLSAAGHGAITTEIRCGVRFWSAETYHQQYLAKPGSRPYCSAQPTGVALGDFPGSDYTLPASVWQQYDWSIPHCVLRGDNAPITV, via the coding sequence ATGGTGTTCGGACTGTTCCAGAAGCCGGAGACAGCGTCGGGAGAGCGTCTCCACGCTGTGCTGGGAACCCCCATCGATGCCCCCGTCACAAGTGCTCAGGGGGAGGTTCTGTTCGGCTGTGGCTGCTTCTGGGGGGCCGAGAAGGGCTTCTGGCGCCTGCCGGGGGTGGTGAGCACGGCGGTGGGGTATGCCGGCGGTGCCCTGGACGATCCCAGCTACCAGCAGGTGTGCTCGGGCCGCACGGGCCATGCCGAGGTCGTGCGGGTGGTGTGGGAGCGCCAGACAGTCGGTTTCGCCGATCTGCTCAAGCTCTTCTGGGAATGCCATGACCCCACCCAGGGGGACCGTCAGGGCAACGACAGGGGGTCCCAGTACCGCTCCGCCATCTACGTGACCCGTGACGAGGACCTGGTGCTGGCCGAGGCCAGCCGGGAGGCCTACCAGGGGCTGCTGAGCGCGGCCGGTCACGGCGCGATCACCACCGAGATCCGCTGCGGCGTGCGCTTCTGGTCGGCCGAGACGTACCACCAGCAATATCTGGCCAAGCCGGGCAGCCGTCCCTACTGCTCAGCCCAGCCCACCGGCGTTGCCCTGGGCGACTTCCCCGGCAGCGACTACACACTGCCGGCTTCTGTCTGGCAGCAGTACGACTGGTCCATCCCCCATTGCGTGCTGCGGGGAGACAACGCGCCGATCACCGTCTGA
- a CDS encoding potassium/proton antiporter: MSIQASMLLGGVLLLLGIASSKFSARLGVPVLVLFLGLGMLAGSEGLGGIPFEDYPLANNMGSVALALILFDGGLRTSPASARRVWRPALALSTLGVLLTSLITGLAAAWVLGMPPLQGLLLGSIVGSTDAAAVFSMLRTSGLKLPERLTATLEVESGSNDPMAIFLTIGLIGVISGQADSAQALLLLFLAQFGVGMAGGLLVGVLAARAVNRINLDYPGLYPLLALGFGLVAFGLASVLGGSGFLAVYLAGMVIGSSSRVFRPGILAFHDAIAWLGQIVLFVMLGLLSFPSRLLTVAWAGVLIALVLLLVARPLAVFTAALPFHYRLRELVFLSWVGLKGAVPITLATFPLMAGIPQSQLIFNAVFFVVLLSAITQGWSLPLVARWLRIGRPADPSPALTVEINALRRVDGEIVDYTVKPTAVGAGKALRQLALPDGVLVTLILRGRQVVMPRGGTVLLPGDHVFVAMRTSLQPLIDRLFDPDPAAFAEGAAAPSLPPDLRLAFRATTTVEQLHGFLGLPLDPHLPKRTAASSLGSLLAAAQPAAAMELGSLIIEAGPDRELVLVRR; this comes from the coding sequence GTGTCGATTCAGGCCTCCATGCTGCTGGGCGGGGTGCTGCTGCTGCTGGGCATCGCCTCCAGCAAGTTCTCGGCCCGGCTGGGGGTGCCCGTGCTGGTGCTGTTCCTCGGGCTCGGCATGCTGGCCGGCTCCGAAGGACTGGGCGGCATTCCCTTCGAGGATTACCCCCTGGCGAACAACATGGGCAGCGTCGCCCTCGCCCTGATCCTGTTCGACGGCGGGCTGCGCACCTCGCCGGCCTCGGCGCGGCGGGTGTGGCGCCCGGCCCTGGCCCTCTCCACCCTGGGTGTGCTGCTCACCTCCCTGATCACCGGGCTGGCGGCGGCCTGGGTGCTGGGGATGCCCCCGCTGCAGGGGCTGCTGCTGGGCAGCATCGTCGGCTCCACCGATGCGGCAGCGGTGTTCTCCATGCTGCGCACCAGTGGACTGAAGCTGCCCGAGAGGCTCACCGCCACGCTGGAGGTGGAGAGCGGCTCCAACGATCCGATGGCGATCTTCCTCACCATCGGCCTGATCGGCGTGATCAGCGGGCAGGCGGACTCGGCCCAGGCTCTCCTGTTGCTCTTCCTGGCCCAGTTCGGGGTGGGGATGGCGGGCGGACTCCTTGTGGGGGTGCTCGCGGCACGCGCCGTGAACCGGATCAACCTCGACTACCCCGGCCTCTATCCGCTGCTGGCCCTCGGCTTCGGCCTGGTGGCCTTCGGGCTGGCCTCGGTGCTCGGCGGCAGCGGCTTTCTGGCGGTGTATCTGGCCGGGATGGTGATCGGCAGCAGCTCGCGGGTGTTCCGCCCCGGCATCCTGGCCTTTCACGATGCGATCGCCTGGCTGGGGCAGATCGTGCTCTTCGTGATGCTCGGCCTGCTCAGCTTTCCCAGCCGCCTGCTCACGGTGGCCTGGGCCGGGGTGCTGATCGCCCTGGTGCTCCTCCTGGTGGCGCGCCCTCTCGCCGTGTTCACGGCCGCCCTGCCCTTCCACTACCGGCTCCGGGAGCTGGTCTTTCTGTCCTGGGTGGGGCTCAAGGGGGCGGTGCCGATCACCCTGGCCACCTTCCCGCTGATGGCGGGCATTCCCCAGAGCCAGCTGATCTTCAACGCGGTGTTCTTCGTGGTGCTGCTCTCGGCGATCACCCAGGGCTGGTCCCTGCCGCTGGTGGCGCGCTGGCTGCGGATCGGCCGGCCGGCCGACCCGAGCCCCGCCCTCACGGTGGAGATCAATGCGCTGCGGCGCGTGGATGGCGAGATCGTGGATTACACCGTGAAGCCCACGGCCGTTGGGGCCGGCAAGGCCCTGCGTCAGCTGGCCCTGCCCGACGGGGTGCTGGTGACCCTGATCCTGCGGGGCAGGCAGGTGGTGATGCCCCGGGGCGGCACGGTGCTGCTGCCCGGTGATCACGTGTTCGTCGCCATGCGCACCAGCCTCCAGCCCCTGATCGATCGCCTGTTCGATCCCGATCCCGCCGCCTTCGCCGAAGGCGCCGCAGCCCCCTCGCTGCCCCCCGATCTGCGGCTGGCGTTCCGGGCCACCACCACGGTGGAGCAGCTGCATGGGTTTCTCGGGCTGCCCCTGGATCCGCACCTGCCGAAGCGGACGGCCGCATCCAGCCTGGGCTCGCTGCTGGCGGCCGCCCAGCCGGCCGCGGCCATGGAGCTGGGCAGCCTCATCATCGAGGCAGGTCCGGACCGGGAGCTGGTGCTGGTCAGACGGTGA